From the Flavobacterium galactosidilyticum genome, one window contains:
- the istB gene encoding IS21-like element helper ATPase IstB, translating to MNESTVTKMKQMKLYGMHNAFKTAIESGKTDHYTLDQFVSMLIDAEWDERHNRRIERSIKNARFHYKSNIESINFDQTRNLDRNMVLRLAECEFVEKNENILITGSTGVGKSYLGTALGYQACIQGFKVSYFNTSKLFAKLKMAKADGSYLRELARIERQDVIILDDFGLQALDSHNRITLLEIIEDRHNNGSIIVTSQIPVQGWYDIIGEKTIADAILDRLIHQSHRIELHGESMRKKRGINKS from the coding sequence ATGAATGAATCCACAGTAACAAAAATGAAACAAATGAAGCTTTATGGTATGCATAATGCTTTTAAAACCGCCATTGAAAGCGGGAAAACTGACCATTACACACTTGATCAGTTTGTATCGATGCTTATTGATGCCGAATGGGATGAAAGACATAATCGTCGCATTGAACGCAGTATCAAAAATGCCCGATTCCATTACAAATCAAATATTGAAAGTATCAATTTTGACCAAACCCGTAATCTGGATCGAAACATGGTGCTACGTCTGGCAGAATGCGAATTTGTAGAGAAAAACGAAAACATTTTAATCACAGGAAGTACTGGTGTAGGTAAGAGTTATTTAGGTACAGCATTAGGTTATCAAGCCTGTATACAGGGTTTTAAGGTAAGTTATTTTAATACTTCAAAGTTGTTTGCTAAATTAAAAATGGCCAAAGCAGATGGTTCTTATCTTCGAGAACTGGCAAGAATAGAACGGCAAGATGTTATTATACTGGACGATTTTGGACTCCAAGCATTAGATAGTCATAACCGAATTACCCTTTTAGAGATCATTGAAGACAGGCATAATAATGGTTCTATAATTGTAACATCACAAATCCCAGTGCAAGGCTGGTATGACATCATTGGAGAAAAAACAATAGCTGATGCAATTTTGGATAGGCTGATACATCAATCTCACCGAATCGAATTGCACGGAGAATCTATGAGAAAAAAAAGGGGCATAAACAAAAGCTAA
- a CDS encoding 1-acyl-sn-glycerol-3-phosphate acyltransferase: protein MHRFDAIRPFYDSEINQALHKVVNHPMMKALMSFTFPDVLDDVWKEQLLRTHSIRDFQCNFIYQSVQRVLEKSSNGLTTSGFENLEPNTSYLFISNHRDILLDTTLLNTALFEHNLTMTASAIGDNLVKMPFLNTLAKLNRNFLVQRGLTPREMLQSSKLLSEYIGHLLLHENRSVWIAQREGRTKDGKDETNPGILKMLGMGSDEKNLMDYFKKIKIVPVSISYEYDPTDALKMPQLMAEANNEVYVKDKNEDFMTILSGAQGQKKGIHIHIGTVLDTEIEQIKASDESSNKQIVTLAGVIDDAILSNYKLWPTNYIAYDLVNKTNSFAHLYTENEKSLFERRLEMRIDHDNPVALDGFLAMYANPVVNKLKYHDVV, encoded by the coding sequence ATGCATAGATTTGACGCGATTCGGCCTTTTTATGATTCCGAAATAAACCAAGCACTTCACAAAGTTGTTAATCATCCGATGATGAAAGCATTGATGAGTTTTACGTTCCCAGATGTTTTAGACGATGTTTGGAAAGAACAACTGCTACGCACGCATTCGATTCGAGATTTCCAATGTAATTTTATATATCAATCCGTACAAAGAGTTTTAGAAAAAAGCTCGAACGGATTAACTACATCTGGTTTTGAAAACCTAGAGCCTAACACTTCTTACTTATTTATTTCTAATCATCGTGATATTCTTTTAGATACCACTTTGTTGAACACCGCTTTATTTGAGCATAATCTAACTATGACCGCTTCAGCTATTGGTGATAATTTAGTCAAAATGCCATTCTTGAATACATTGGCTAAGCTAAATAGAAACTTCTTAGTGCAACGTGGCTTAACGCCAAGAGAAATGCTGCAAAGTTCTAAATTGTTGTCAGAGTATATTGGACATTTATTGTTGCACGAAAATCGTTCCGTTTGGATTGCACAGCGAGAAGGTAGAACTAAGGACGGAAAGGACGAAACGAATCCTGGTATATTGAAAATGCTTGGAATGGGTTCTGATGAAAAGAATTTGATGGACTATTTTAAGAAAATCAAAATTGTACCAGTTTCTATTTCGTATGAATACGATCCTACTGATGCTCTAAAAATGCCTCAATTGATGGCCGAAGCCAATAATGAAGTATATGTCAAAGATAAGAATGAGGATTTCATGACCATTTTGAGCGGTGCTCAAGGGCAAAAGAAAGGTATTCACATTCATATAGGTACTGTTCTTGATACTGAAATTGAACAAATAAAGGCTAGTGATGAGAGTTCAAATAAGCAAATTGTAACTTTAGCAGGAGTTATTGATGATGCTATTTTGAGTAATTATAAATTATGGCCTACTAATTATATAGCTTACGATCTTGTAAATAAGACCAATAGTTTTGCTCATTTATATACCGAAAACGAGAAATCATTATTTGAGCGCCGATTAGAAATGCGTATTGACCATGATAATCCGGTAGCATTAGATGGTTTCTTGGCTATGTATGCTAATCCAGTTGTGAATAAATTGAAATACCACGATGTTGTGTAA
- the mce gene encoding methylmalonyl-CoA epimerase, which produces MRKIEHIGIAVKDLEVSNLVFEKLFGAPAYKFEVVQSEGVSTSFFMNGPNKIELLAATNPESPIAKFLEKKGEGIHHIAFDVEDIVSEIARLKKEGFIVLNEIPKKGADNKWVAFLHPKSTNGVLIELCQEIK; this is translated from the coding sequence ATGAGAAAAATAGAACATATAGGAATTGCAGTAAAAGATTTAGAAGTATCAAATTTAGTTTTTGAAAAACTCTTTGGCGCTCCAGCATACAAGTTTGAAGTGGTACAAAGTGAAGGAGTAAGCACTTCTTTTTTTATGAATGGACCTAATAAAATTGAGCTTTTGGCTGCTACTAATCCAGAAAGTCCAATTGCTAAATTTTTAGAAAAAAAGGGAGAGGGAATACATCACATCGCGTTTGATGTTGAAGATATTGTTTCAGAGATTGCTCGTTTAAAAAAGGAAGGATTTATTGTTTTGAACGAAATTCCAAAAAAGGGTGCTGATAACAAATGGGTTGCTTTTTTGCACCCTAAAAGTACTAATGGAGTTTTGATAGAACTTTGTCAGGAAATAAAATAA
- a CDS encoding TatD family hydrolase — MIITDTHTHLYSEEFDQDRDAMIQRALNAGVSRFFIPAIDSTCTASMYELEKSYPDNVFLMMGLHPTYVKDNYLDELMHVESELSKRKFYAIGEIGIDLYWDKTRLEEQKIAFRTQIRLAKKHKLPIVIHCREAFEEIFQILEDEKSDELFGIFHCFTGTYEQALQAISYNMKLGIGGVVTFKNGKIDQFLNQIDLKHVVLETDSPYLAPIPYRGKRNESSYVVAVLDKLSQIYSLSANEIANITTANSKAIFGI; from the coding sequence ATGATAATAACTGACACTCATACCCATCTGTATAGCGAAGAATTTGATCAAGATAGAGATGCAATGATACAACGCGCTTTGAATGCTGGGGTTTCTCGTTTTTTTATTCCTGCCATCGACTCTACTTGTACCGCTAGTATGTATGAATTAGAAAAGAGTTATCCAGACAATGTTTTTTTAATGATGGGTTTGCACCCAACATATGTTAAAGACAATTATTTGGATGAATTAATGCATGTGGAAAGTGAATTGTCGAAAAGAAAATTCTACGCCATAGGAGAAATTGGAATTGATTTGTATTGGGATAAAACCCGTTTAGAAGAGCAAAAAATTGCTTTTAGAACCCAAATTCGATTGGCTAAAAAACATAAATTACCCATAGTAATCCATTGTCGGGAAGCATTTGAAGAGATTTTTCAAATATTAGAAGATGAGAAATCAGATGAATTATTTGGTATTTTTCATTGTTTCACCGGGACATACGAGCAAGCGCTTCAAGCTATTTCGTATAATATGAAATTGGGAATTGGTGGTGTAGTCACCTTCAAAAATGGAAAAATTGACCAGTTTCTAAACCAAATTGATTTGAAACATGTAGTTCTAGAGACTGATTCTCCTTATCTAGCACCTATTCCATATCGAGGAAAAAGAAATGAAAGTAGTTATGTTGTTGCTGTTCTGGACAAGTTGTCCCAAATTTATAGCCTTTCGGCCAATGAAATTGCGAACATCACTACTGCGAATTCTAAAGCTATTTTTGGGATTTAA
- the istA gene encoding IS21 family transposase: MANKITDMSKIRKVIKFYCEGKSKLFISSYLSLSRNTVKKYISLFEVLGLNFELIDRKTDAELELLFSQTTVESISPKLQILYDFFPKMERELKKVGVTVQHMWEQYIAVNPDGYRSSQFAHHYKVWGKRVNPVMHMNHKAGDKMYVDYAGKTLSIIDKDTGEIKEVQFFVAILGASQYTYAEASMSQQKEDFVTSVENAMRFFEGTPAAIVPDNLKSAVIKSSRFEPTINETLADLAEYYQTTILPARAYKPRDKSLVEGAVKILYRRIYVTLKETKFFSLEELNQQIWDLLDAHNSRKLTGRPYSRKELFLEDEKQKLRPLPQERFEIKYQSFATVMQNGHVQLSQDKNYYSVPYQYVKKKAKLLYTKSTVEIYYKYNRIAIHPRNYKPYVYTTTPEHLASTHQFVAQWSAARFIDWASSIDESVGEYILQIIESRNHPEQAYKSCLGILNFEKKVGK, from the coding sequence ATGGCAAACAAAATAACAGACATGAGTAAAATTAGAAAAGTAATTAAATTCTATTGTGAAGGAAAGAGTAAGTTGTTTATAAGTAGCTACTTATCCCTTTCCAGGAATACGGTAAAGAAGTATATTTCTTTATTTGAAGTTCTCGGATTAAACTTTGAATTAATTGATAGAAAAACAGATGCAGAACTAGAACTTTTGTTTTCACAGACTACTGTGGAATCCATTAGTCCCAAATTGCAGATCCTATACGATTTTTTCCCTAAAATGGAACGTGAACTAAAGAAAGTTGGCGTTACCGTACAACATATGTGGGAGCAATATATTGCCGTAAACCCCGATGGTTACAGGAGTTCGCAATTTGCTCATCATTACAAAGTATGGGGTAAACGAGTCAATCCTGTAATGCATATGAATCACAAAGCCGGTGATAAAATGTATGTGGATTATGCCGGAAAAACACTCTCCATCATTGATAAAGATACCGGAGAAATCAAAGAAGTACAGTTTTTTGTAGCCATATTGGGAGCCAGCCAATATACCTATGCAGAAGCTTCCATGAGCCAACAAAAGGAAGATTTTGTTACTTCGGTAGAAAATGCCATGCGTTTTTTTGAAGGTACTCCTGCGGCAATTGTTCCCGATAATTTAAAATCTGCAGTGATAAAAAGCAGTCGTTTTGAGCCAACAATCAATGAAACCCTGGCTGATTTAGCGGAATATTATCAAACCACAATCTTACCTGCCAGGGCTTATAAACCAAGGGATAAATCATTGGTTGAAGGTGCGGTAAAGATATTGTACAGAAGGATTTACGTAACTCTAAAAGAAACCAAATTCTTTTCTCTAGAAGAATTAAACCAGCAGATATGGGATTTATTAGATGCTCATAATAGTCGAAAACTCACAGGACGTCCTTACTCCCGTAAAGAATTGTTTTTAGAAGATGAGAAACAAAAACTACGCCCACTACCACAAGAACGCTTTGAAATCAAATACCAATCCTTTGCAACGGTGATGCAAAACGGACATGTCCAATTAAGTCAAGACAAAAATTACTATAGTGTTCCGTATCAATATGTAAAGAAAAAAGCGAAACTCTTGTATACCAAATCAACGGTAGAGATCTATTACAAATACAATCGAATAGCCATTCATCCGAGGAATTACAAACCTTATGTCTATACCACAACCCCAGAACATTTAGCCAGTACACACCAATTTGTAGCCCAATGGAGCGCTGCCCGCTTCATTGATTGGGCCAGTAGTATTGATGAATCCGTAGGAGAATATATTTTGCAAATAATCGAAAGCAGAAACCACCCCGAACAAGCCTATAAAAGTTGTCTGGGAATACTAAACTTCGAGAAAAAGGTAGGCAAGTAG
- a CDS encoding asparaginase — protein MLCKSKILLIYTGGTIGMRKDFETGALKAFNFSKLLQRVPELKQLDCEIETFSFKHPIDSSNMNPAEWAKIATIIEDNYTSFDGFVVLHGSDTMSYSASALSFMLENLAKPVIFTGSQLPIGDLRTDAKENLITAIQIASLRKDNQPVIREVCLYFEYKLFRGNRTTKVNAEHFKAFKSPNYADLVESGVHLKLNPELFLPLCKDKKLKVHIDLDTNVTIIKMFPGISEAVLSAILDIPSLKGIVLETYGAGNATTEDWFLNLLSKAIASGLHIINVTQCSAGSVNMGQYETSTGLKKIGVISGNDITTEAAITKLMFLLGQKTPAKDFKTIFETSLRGEML, from the coding sequence ATGTTGTGTAAATCTAAAATACTACTAATCTATACTGGTGGAACCATTGGTATGCGAAAAGATTTTGAAACAGGCGCTTTAAAGGCATTCAATTTTAGTAAATTATTGCAGCGAGTTCCTGAGCTGAAACAATTAGATTGTGAGATAGAAACTTTTTCTTTTAAACATCCTATTGATTCTTCGAATATGAATCCTGCTGAATGGGCTAAAATTGCTACAATCATTGAAGATAATTACACTTCATTTGACGGATTTGTAGTGCTTCACGGTTCTGATACTATGTCGTATTCCGCATCAGCGTTGAGTTTTATGTTGGAGAACCTGGCAAAACCAGTAATTTTTACGGGTTCGCAGTTGCCAATAGGCGATTTGCGTACGGATGCTAAGGAGAATTTGATAACAGCTATACAAATCGCTTCGTTACGAAAAGACAATCAACCCGTTATTAGAGAAGTCTGTCTTTATTTCGAATATAAATTATTCCGAGGCAATAGAACTACAAAAGTCAATGCCGAACATTTCAAAGCATTTAAATCGCCTAATTACGCTGATTTAGTCGAATCAGGTGTGCATTTAAAATTAAATCCAGAGTTATTTTTGCCTTTGTGTAAGGATAAAAAGCTAAAAGTTCATATTGATTTAGATACTAATGTAACAATCATTAAAATGTTCCCTGGAATCAGTGAAGCTGTTTTATCTGCTATTTTAGATATTCCAAGTCTGAAGGGAATTGTTTTAGAAACCTACGGAGCTGGAAACGCTACAACAGAAGATTGGTTTTTAAACTTATTAAGTAAAGCAATTGCTAGTGGTTTACATATTATAAACGTCACACAATGTTCAGCAGGAAGTGTTAATATGGGACAGTATGAAACTAGTACAGGACTAAAGAAAATAGGAGTGATTTCGGGAAATGACATCACTACTGAGGCAGCCATTACAAAATTAATGTTTCTATTGGGTCAAAAAACACCAGCAAAAGACTTCAAAACTATTTTTGAAACTTCATTACGTGGAGAAATGCTGTAA
- a CDS encoding Ig-like domain-containing protein, with protein sequence MFKNKTLLIYIILTLSLASCAKRGSITGGMKDTIAPVLKMSFPKNFNTNFKGSEIKLEFDEYIKLKNLNKQLIISPPMKQEPLILPTTASKYMTIKIKDTLQPNTTYSFNFGQSIADNNEGNTLNQFKYVFSTGDYIDSLSIEGKVKSAIDKEVESFVSIMLYEVNESFKDSIIYKETPRYITNTLDSLKTFRLENLKAGKYLLLAMKDQNNNNKYNPKTDKIGFYKEFITVPSDTIYELELFKEVLPFNAFKPTQASGNRLLIGYEGDINQVQSRPKIVLKKNNEILPTIVTQFPKKDSLQIWFKPLKADSLAVAITKDKYTKEFTFKIKDQKKDTLNITALYSGTLHFRNRFTLETATPLVKFDNSKMRLINKDSIAVAFTTEYDEFNQKLFFDFKKEPSEKYTFTILPGALSDFFEKSNDTLSYKVSTLNTADYGNIIVKLQNVKKFPVIVELTDSKGDVLASEYAESNSTVYFNLLEPAQFTLRAIYDTNKNKIYDTGNYIEKRAPEEVIYFSKEIDVRPNWDVEQVFDLNIPYTPEPKKKTDTKKKSSF encoded by the coding sequence ATGTTTAAAAATAAAACACTCCTTATATATATCATATTAACTCTTTCGTTAGCTAGTTGTGCCAAGCGAGGCTCTATTACTGGCGGAATGAAAGACACAATTGCTCCCGTTTTAAAAATGAGTTTTCCAAAGAACTTCAACACAAATTTTAAGGGAAGTGAAATCAAATTAGAGTTTGACGAATATATAAAACTCAAAAACCTAAACAAGCAACTGATTATTTCGCCACCAATGAAGCAGGAACCACTAATTCTGCCAACCACTGCTAGCAAATACATGACTATTAAGATAAAAGATACCCTACAACCCAACACAACATACAGCTTTAATTTCGGGCAAAGTATAGCAGATAATAACGAAGGAAATACATTGAACCAATTCAAATACGTATTTTCCACTGGTGACTACATTGATTCATTAAGTATTGAAGGAAAAGTAAAAAGTGCTATTGACAAAGAAGTAGAATCGTTCGTTTCAATAATGCTCTACGAAGTCAATGAGAGCTTTAAAGATTCAATTATTTACAAAGAAACCCCAAGGTATATTACTAATACTTTAGACAGCTTAAAAACGTTTCGATTAGAGAATTTAAAAGCTGGAAAGTATCTACTTTTGGCTATGAAAGACCAAAATAACAACAATAAATACAACCCAAAAACAGATAAAATTGGGTTTTATAAAGAGTTTATTACTGTGCCATCTGACACGATATACGAGTTAGAACTTTTCAAAGAAGTATTGCCTTTCAACGCTTTTAAACCTACACAAGCATCAGGAAACAGGCTTCTTATAGGTTATGAAGGAGATATAAACCAAGTTCAATCCAGACCAAAAATAGTTTTAAAAAAGAACAACGAAATTTTACCCACAATTGTTACTCAGTTTCCTAAGAAGGATTCGCTCCAGATATGGTTTAAACCTTTAAAAGCTGATTCTTTGGCAGTAGCGATAACAAAAGATAAATACACAAAAGAATTCACTTTTAAAATTAAAGACCAGAAAAAAGACACTCTTAACATCACTGCTTTATACAGTGGCACCTTACATTTTAGAAATCGGTTCACTTTAGAAACCGCTACGCCATTGGTGAAATTTGACAACTCAAAAATGAGATTGATTAACAAAGACTCTATTGCTGTTGCTTTCACCACAGAATACGACGAGTTCAATCAAAAATTATTTTTTGATTTCAAGAAAGAACCTTCAGAAAAATACACCTTCACCATTTTACCAGGTGCTTTGAGTGATTTTTTCGAAAAATCTAATGACACCTTATCATATAAAGTGAGTACCCTAAACACTGCCGATTATGGAAACATTATTGTAAAATTACAAAACGTCAAAAAATTTCCCGTTATCGTTGAATTGACAGATTCAAAGGGTGATGTTTTGGCTTCTGAATATGCGGAGAGTAATTCAACTGTCTATTTTAATCTTCTCGAACCAGCACAATTTACACTTCGAGCTATATATGATACAAACAAAAATAAAATTTACGATACGGGTAATTATATAGAAAAACGAGCTCCCGAAGAAGTAATTTATTTTTCAAAAGAAATAGATGTTAGACCTAATTGGGATGTTGAACAAGTTTTTGACTTAAACATTCCCTATACGCCAGAACCAAAAAAGAAAACAGATACCAAGAAAAAATCTAGTTTTTAG
- a CDS encoding amidohydrolase — MQVLLIQAPLVWENPNLNRDYFEGRINSISGKVDLIVLPEMFSTAFTMNPSAVAETMHGETVLWMQYLAKAKNSAITGSVVIEENGNYYNRMLFVFPLGEIQYYDKRHLFTLAGEEKVYTAGTQKLIVDYLGWKICPLVCYDLRFPVFSRNVEEYDLLIYVASWPKVRTTAWDALLKARAIENVSYVIGVNRTGEDASGHSYIGHSQVFDSLGEYVVEPQESEAMFKATLDKSKLTEIRKKFAFLSDKDTFEIKTKN, encoded by the coding sequence ATGCAAGTTTTATTGATTCAAGCTCCTTTGGTTTGGGAAAACCCAAATTTAAATCGTGATTATTTCGAAGGGAGAATTAATTCTATTTCTGGAAAGGTAGATTTAATTGTTCTTCCTGAAATGTTTTCGACAGCATTTACTATGAATCCCAGTGCTGTTGCTGAAACAATGCATGGAGAAACAGTGTTGTGGATGCAATATTTGGCCAAAGCTAAAAATAGCGCCATAACAGGAAGTGTCGTTATTGAAGAGAATGGTAACTACTACAATAGAATGTTGTTTGTGTTTCCTTTGGGTGAAATACAGTATTATGATAAAAGACATTTGTTTACACTCGCCGGTGAAGAGAAAGTATATACAGCTGGAACTCAAAAATTGATTGTTGATTATTTAGGCTGGAAAATTTGTCCTTTAGTTTGTTATGATTTGCGTTTCCCTGTTTTTTCAAGAAATGTTGAAGAGTATGATTTACTGATTTATGTAGCGAGCTGGCCAAAAGTTAGAACGACAGCTTGGGATGCGTTATTGAAAGCACGAGCGATTGAGAACGTTAGCTATGTAATTGGTGTGAACAGAACGGGAGAAGATGCAAGTGGACACAGCTATATTGGTCATTCCCAAGTTTTCGATTCATTGGGAGAATATGTGGTAGAGCCGCAAGAATCTGAGGCTATGTTCAAAGCAACATTAGATAAATCAAAACTAACTGAAATCAGAAAAAAGTTTGCATTCTTAAGCGATAAAGATACTTTTGAAATTAAAACTAAAAACTAG